The following DNA comes from Streptomyces sp. NBC_00690.
TTGGCCAGGCGAGCGGCGGCGGGCCGACCCGTGCTGGGCATCTGCGGGGGCTTTCAACTCCTCGGCGAGCACATCCACGACGAGGTGGAGTCCAAGGCCGGGTCGGTCACCGGGCTGGGACTGCTCCCGGTCCGGGTCCGCTTCGCCGTGGAGAAGACGCTCGCCCGACCCGTCGGAAGTGCGCTCGGAGAGCAGGTGGAGGGGTACGAGATCCACCATGGGGTGGCCGAAGTCCTCGGTGGAGAGCCCTTCTTGGCGGGATGCCGCCTCGGGCAGGTGTGGGGCACCCACTGGCACGGTTCATTGGAGAGCGACGGCTTTCGCCGACAGTTCCTGCGCGAGGTCGCCCGGGCCGCGGGCCGTCGGTTCGTGCCGGCCCCTGACACCTCGTTCGCGGCGCTGCGCGAGGAGCAGTTGGACCGGCTCGGCGATCTCATCGAGGAGCATGCGGACACCGATGCGCTGCTGCGGCTCATCGAAGGGGGTTCGCCCGCGGGGCTTCCCTTCCTGCCGCCGGGAGCACCGCCACTGCCCGGAGAGGCGACGGCGGGCGGCGGGCCGCACCGACCGAAGGACGCGGCTGCCACCGAAGGAGTCGGGCCCGACCCGAAGCCCGAAGCCGGCACGGGAACCGCAACGGACATCAGGCCGAAAGACCGGACGGACACCCGGACGGACACCCGGACGGAAAGCCGAACGGAAAACGGGGCGGAAACCGAACCCGCGTCGACGCAACAGTTGCCGGGGCCATCTCCGCTCCCGCACACCCATTCGCACATCTCACAGGAGGCCGGATGAGCACGCCGTACCCGTTCACCGCCATTGTCGGGCAGGACGACCTTCGGCTCGCCCTGCTGCTGAACGCCGTATCACCGCAGGTGGGCGGTGTGCTCGTCCGCGGTGAGAAGGGCACGGCCAAGAGCACAGCGGTCCGGGCGCTGGCAGTTCTGATACCGGAGGTGTCGATCGTTCCCGGCTGCCGGTTCTCCTGCGATCCGGGCGCACCCGATCCGGCGTGCCCGGACGGGCCGCACGAGCCCGGTCTCTCCGCCGCCCGCCCCGCTCGCATGGTGGAGTTGCCGGTGGGCGCGTCCGAGGACCGGTTGGTCGGCGCCCTGGACATCGAGCGGGCGCTGGCGGACGGCGTCAAGGCGTTCGAGCCGGGACTGCTCGCTGCCGCGCACCGCGGAATCCTGTACGTCGACGAAGTGAATCTGCTCCACGACCACCTGGTGGACGTGCTGTTGGACGCCGCCGCCATGGGGGCGTCCTATGTGGAGCGGGAGGGTGTGTCCGTACGGCACGCGGCGCGGTTCCTGCTGGTGGGAACGATGAATCCGGAGGAGGGTGAGCTACGGCCGCAACTCCTCGACCGGTTCGGTCTGACGGTGGAGGTGGCTGCGTCCCGCGAGCCCGACCAGCGGGTCGAGGTGGTGCGACGGCGACTGGCGTACGACGACGACCCCGCCGCGTTCGCTCTGCGGTGGACCGCCGATGAGGACGCCCTACGGGCGAAGATCGTTGCGGCGCGGGCGCTGCTGCCGACGGTGTCGCTCGGCGATGACGCCCTGCGGCAGATCGCGGCCACCTGCGCGGCGTTCGAGGTGGACGGGATGCGCGCCGACATCGTGATGGCGCGCACCGCGACGGCACTGGCCGCCTGGGCGGGGCGTACGGACGTACTCGCCGAGGACGTCCGACAGGCCGCCCTGTTGGCGCTCCCCCACCGCCGTCGACGCAACCCCTTCGATGCGCCCGGGCTCGACGAGGACAAGCTGGACGAGACGCTGGAGGAGTTCGGCGGATCCGACACCGATCCCGACCCGGACCGCGACCCCGACTCAGACCCGGACCCGGATTCGGACCCCGGCGGTGGGCCGGGCGGCGGATCGCCCTCCCCCGACTCCCCTGACGCTCCCCACGCGCCCGATGCGCCCGCGCCACAGGACTCCCCACACACTCCGGACACCCCAGCCGCTGAAGACCCCTCCCCCCGGCAGGACTCCCCCGGTACGGGTGGAGCCGGTGAGCAGCGTGCCGTCCAGGCCACGGAGCCCTTCCGTACGAAAGCGCTGAGCGTGCCGGGCATCGGCGAGGGGGCGGCCGGCCGGCGCTCACGGGCGCGGGCCGAGCACGGCAGGACCACGGGTTCACGCCGGCCCCGGGGCGCCCTGACCCGGCTGCACCTGGCGGCGACCGTGCAGGCTGCCGCCCCCCATCAGCGGGCCAGGGGGCGCAGCGGTCCCGGGCTGGTGATCCGCAGGGACGACCTGCGGCAGGCGTCGCGTGAAGGGCGCGAGAGCAATCTGGTGCTGTTCGTGGTGGACGCGTCCGGTTCGATGGCGGCCAGGCAGCGCATGGGTGCGGTCAAGGGCGCGGTGCTCTCGCTGCTGCTCGATGCCTATCAGCGCCGGGACAAGGTGGGGCTGATCACCTTCCGCGGCCAGGACGCCGAGGTGGCCCTGCCGCCGACGTCATCGGTGGACACGGCAGCCGCCCGACTCGCCCTGTTGCCGACGGGCGGGCGCACTCCGCTGGCGGCCGGACTCCTCAAGGCCCATGACGTGCTGCGGGTGGAGCGGATGCGGGATCCCTCGCGTCGGCCCCTGCTGGTCGTGGTGACGGACGGCCGGGCGACCGGCAAGGGACCCGACCCGGTGGGCCTGGCGACCCGCGCCGCACGGCTGCACGCCAGTGAGGGCACGGCTGCGATCGTCGTGGACTGCGAGTCGGGGCCGGTCAGGCTGGGGCTCGCCGTTTCGCTGGCGACCGACCTCGCGGGTACGGCGGTGACGCTGGACGAACTGCGCGCGGACGCCATCGCCGGCCTGGTGAAGGACGCCCGGCAGCCGGGCGAGCAGACCGCCCGGCGCACGGGTGGACCGATCTCGATGGGGAGGGCCGCATAGATGCCGCAAGGACAGCCGTCCGTCGTTCCTGACGACGGACTCACCACCCGCCAGCGCCGCAACCGGCCGTTGGTCTTCGTCCACACGGGCACCGGCAAGGGCAAGTCGACGGCCGCGTTCGGGCTGGCTCTGCGGGCCTGGAACCAGGGGTGGCCGATCGGAGTGTTCCAGTTCGTCAAGTCGGCGAAGTGGAAGGTCGGCGAGGAGAACGCCCTGAAGGTGCTGGGCGCATCCGGCGAAGGCGGCCGGGTGGACTGGCACAAGATGGGCGAGGGCTGGTCCTGGGTGCAGCGCGATGCGCAGGCCACCAACGAGGAGGCGGCCCGGGAGGGCTGGGAGCAGGTCAAACGGGATCTGGCCGCGGAAACGTACCGGCTGTACGTCCTCGACGAGTTCGCCTACCCCCTGCACTGGGGGTGGGTGGACACAGCCGAGGTGATCTCGGTGCTACGGGATCGGCCCGGTAACCAGCATGTGGTGATCACCGGCCGCAACGCACCGACCGAACTGCTGGAGTTCGCCGATCTGGTGACGGAGATGACCAAGGTGAAGCACCCGATGGACGCAGGCCAGAAGGGGCAGCGGGGCATCGAGTGGTAGCACGTCTCGTCATCGCAGCCCCAGCGTCGAACAGCGGCAAGACCACCGTGGCGACGGGCCTGATGGCGGCGTTCGCCGCCACGGGCCTGGCCGTGTCCCCGCACAAGGTGGGCCCCGACTACATCGACCCCGGCTATCACGCCCTGGCCACCGGCCGCCCCGGCCGCAACCTCGACGCCTACCTCTGCGGTACGGAGTTGATGGCGCCGTTGTTCGCCCATGGCTCGGCCGGGTGCGATCTGGCGGTGGTCGAGGGGGTGATGGGGCTGTACGACGGGGCGTCGGGGGCTGGGGAACTGGCGTCCACGGCCCAGTTGGCGAAACTGCTGCGGGCGCCGGTGGTTCTGGTGGTCGACGCCTCGTCGCAGTCGCGTTCGGTGGCGGCCCTGGTGCACGGCTTCGTCTCCTTCGATCCGGAGGTGCGGATCGGGGGGATCATCCTCAACAAGGTGGGCACCGACCGGCACGAGGCCCTGTTGCGGGACGCGCTGGAGGAGTCCGGGGTGCCCGTACTGGGGGTGCTGAGGCGAGGTGAGGCGGTGGCGACTCCGTCCCGGCACCTGGGGTTGGTGCCGGTCGCCGAGCGACGGACGGAGGCCCTGACTGCGGTTGCCGCCATGGCCGAGCTGGTGCGACAGGGGTGCGATATGGACGGGTTGTTGGCCCTTGCGCGCAGTGCGCCGCCGCTGGGGGCCACGGCCTGGGCGCCGCCCGTGCTCGATCCGGCGACGGCCATCGGGCCATCGCCGGTGGTCGCGGTCGCCGGTGGCCCGGCCTTCACCTTCTCGTACGCTGAGCATGTCGAACTGCTGACGGCGGCCGGGGCACAGGTCGTCCCCTTCGATCCGCTGCGGGACGAGCGGCTGCCGGAGGGGACCGCGGGCGTGGTCATCGGGGGCGGCTTCCCCGAGGTGTTCGGTGCCGAATTGTCTGCCAACGAGACGCTGCGCAAGGACATGGCGGACTTCGCCGGCTCCGGTGGGCCGGTGGCCGCGGAGTGCGCCGGGTTGTTGTACCTGGCGCGGTCGCTCGACGGGCGGCCGATGTGCGGGGTGCTCGACGCGGATGCGCGGATGGGTGAGCGGCTGACCCTCGGGTACCGCGAGGCGGTCGCGGTGACCGACAGTTGTCTGGCGGTGGTGGGGACGCGGCTGCGGGGGCACGAGTTCCATCGGACCGTGATCGAACCGTCGGCGGGCCCGACCCCCGCGTGGGGGATGCGACTGCCCCGGCCGCGAATGGAGGGATTCGTCCAGGGCGGGGTCCACGCGAGCTATCTGCACACCCACTGGACGGCCGAGCCGGGGGTGGCCGCGCGATTCGTCGCCCGGTGCACGAGATGACGAGCCGATGGCCCGGTCCGTCGGCTTCGGCGAGGGCGAGCGGCGGTTCGAGGGGCTCACTCGGCGATTCCGGTCACCAGCCAGATGAAGCCCACCCCGGCCGTTGTGCACAGGAGCGTCGGTCCGGCCGGGTGGGTGTGGTGCGCCTCCGGCAGGATCTCGGCGGCGGCGAGGTAGAGCAGGGCACCGCCGAAGAAGCCGAGATAGCTGCCGAGGAGTTCCAAGGGCAGGGTGAACAGCAGGGTGGACGCCGCTCCGACGACCGGTGCCAGCGCATCGGCGAAGAGCATCACCATCGCCTTGGCCCGGGTGTTCCCGTACAGACTGGCGATCGTGTACGTGTTGAAGCCGTCCGCGAAGTCATGGGTGATGACGGCCAGTGCCACGGTGATCCCCATGGCGTCGCCCACCTGGAAGGCGGCGCCGATCGCGATGCCGTCCATCAGGCTGTGGCTGACCATGGCGCCGGCCGCCGTGAGCCCCACCTGTGGGACGCGTTCCTCCGCTGCGCCGTGGGCGATCTGCCGGGCGGCCAGCAGCCGTTCCACCATGTGCGCCACGAGGAAGCCCCCGACGAACAGCAGCAGCGCCTGGGGCACCCCGAAGACTTCCTCACCCGCGGCTTCCAGCGCTTCGGGCAGCAGATCGAGCCCCACCACACCGAGCATCAGTCCACCGGCCAGGCCCAGCACCAAGTGGCGCCGGTCGGTGACGC
Coding sequences within:
- a CDS encoding putative cobaltochelatase, giving the protein MSTPYPFTAIVGQDDLRLALLLNAVSPQVGGVLVRGEKGTAKSTAVRALAVLIPEVSIVPGCRFSCDPGAPDPACPDGPHEPGLSAARPARMVELPVGASEDRLVGALDIERALADGVKAFEPGLLAAAHRGILYVDEVNLLHDHLVDVLLDAAAMGASYVEREGVSVRHAARFLLVGTMNPEEGELRPQLLDRFGLTVEVAASREPDQRVEVVRRRLAYDDDPAAFALRWTADEDALRAKIVAARALLPTVSLGDDALRQIAATCAAFEVDGMRADIVMARTATALAAWAGRTDVLAEDVRQAALLALPHRRRRNPFDAPGLDEDKLDETLEEFGGSDTDPDPDRDPDSDPDPDSDPGGGPGGGSPSPDSPDAPHAPDAPAPQDSPHTPDTPAAEDPSPRQDSPGTGGAGEQRAVQATEPFRTKALSVPGIGEGAAGRRSRARAEHGRTTGSRRPRGALTRLHLAATVQAAAPHQRARGRSGPGLVIRRDDLRQASREGRESNLVLFVVDASGSMAARQRMGAVKGAVLSLLLDAYQRRDKVGLITFRGQDAEVALPPTSSVDTAAARLALLPTGGRTPLAAGLLKAHDVLRVERMRDPSRRPLLVVVTDGRATGKGPDPVGLATRAARLHASEGTAAIVVDCESGPVRLGLAVSLATDLAGTAVTLDELRADAIAGLVKDARQPGEQTARRTGGPISMGRAA
- the cobO gene encoding cob(I)yrinic acid a,c-diamide adenosyltransferase, encoding MPQGQPSVVPDDGLTTRQRRNRPLVFVHTGTGKGKSTAAFGLALRAWNQGWPIGVFQFVKSAKWKVGEENALKVLGASGEGGRVDWHKMGEGWSWVQRDAQATNEEAAREGWEQVKRDLAAETYRLYVLDEFAYPLHWGWVDTAEVISVLRDRPGNQHVVITGRNAPTELLEFADLVTEMTKVKHPMDAGQKGQRGIEW
- a CDS encoding cobyrinate a,c-diamide synthase — protein: MVARLVIAAPASNSGKTTVATGLMAAFAATGLAVSPHKVGPDYIDPGYHALATGRPGRNLDAYLCGTELMAPLFAHGSAGCDLAVVEGVMGLYDGASGAGELASTAQLAKLLRAPVVLVVDASSQSRSVAALVHGFVSFDPEVRIGGIILNKVGTDRHEALLRDALEESGVPVLGVLRRGEAVATPSRHLGLVPVAERRTEALTAVAAMAELVRQGCDMDGLLALARSAPPLGATAWAPPVLDPATAIGPSPVVAVAGGPAFTFSYAEHVELLTAAGAQVVPFDPLRDERLPEGTAGVVIGGGFPEVFGAELSANETLRKDMADFAGSGGPVAAECAGLLYLARSLDGRPMCGVLDADARMGERLTLGYREAVAVTDSCLAVVGTRLRGHEFHRTVIEPSAGPTPAWGMRLPRPRMEGFVQGGVHASYLHTHWTAEPGVAARFVARCTR
- a CDS encoding ZIP family metal transporter produces the protein MAVFVALGAFVMTLFGGWTAQRVTDRRHLVLGLAGGLMLGVVGLDLLPEALEAAGEEVFGVPQALLLFVGGFLVAHMVERLLAARQIAHGAAEERVPQVGLTAAGAMVSHSLMDGIAIGAAFQVGDAMGITVALAVITHDFADGFNTYTIASLYGNTRAKAMVMLFADALAPVVGAASTLLFTLPLELLGSYLGFFGGALLYLAAAEILPEAHHTHPAGPTLLCTTAGVGFIWLVTGIAE